A window of Bradyrhizobium sp. AZCC 1610 contains these coding sequences:
- a CDS encoding RsmB/NOP family class I SAM-dependent RNA methyltransferase, with translation MPPSRFAVPSEVPGLAARRIAADILDGVLHKHRTLDEQLDGVGAHPGLKTLADRDRALMRRLVATILRRLGTLGHLLSRLLDRGVPTDAPRAQSALLIGAAQILWMDVPDHAAVDLSVRLVQSDRRAAKYAGLVNAVLRRCAREGQPLIDEVKPQNLDIPPWLLARWIGAYGETTAREMALAIGYEPSLDITVKSDAAQWASRLHGETLPTGTVRTLLQGSVTMLPGFTEGHWWVQDAAAALPARLFGDVGGKTIVDLCAAPGGKTAQLALAGARVTAVDRSPARMARLRDNLARLSLRADDVVTDAAEWPGGGDGGFDGVLVDAPCTSTGTIRRHPDVAWLRQEADIAALTALQKRLLQRAVALLKPGGTLVYCTCSLEPEEGEQAIASLLATESGMRRVPVEADEVAGLSEIVTANGDLRTLPCHLPHTDPRLGGLDGFYAARLVKS, from the coding sequence ATGCCACCTTCCAGATTCGCAGTACCTTCCGAAGTGCCCGGCCTCGCGGCGCGACGGATCGCGGCTGATATTCTCGACGGCGTGCTGCACAAGCATCGCACCCTCGACGAGCAACTCGACGGCGTCGGCGCGCATCCCGGCCTGAAGACGCTGGCCGATCGTGACCGCGCATTGATGCGGCGGCTGGTGGCGACGATTCTGCGGCGGCTCGGCACGCTCGGCCATTTGTTGTCGCGCCTGCTCGATCGCGGCGTCCCGACGGATGCGCCGCGCGCGCAAAGCGCGCTGCTGATCGGCGCCGCGCAGATTCTCTGGATGGATGTGCCCGATCATGCCGCCGTCGATCTCTCGGTGCGGCTGGTGCAATCGGACCGCCGCGCCGCGAAATATGCCGGCCTCGTCAACGCGGTGCTGCGCCGTTGCGCCCGCGAGGGGCAACCGCTGATCGACGAAGTCAAACCGCAGAACCTGGATATTCCGCCGTGGCTGTTGGCGCGCTGGATCGGCGCGTATGGCGAGACCACGGCGCGCGAGATGGCGCTCGCCATCGGCTATGAACCGTCGCTCGACATCACCGTGAAATCAGACGCGGCGCAATGGGCGAGCCGCCTGCACGGTGAAACGTTGCCGACCGGCACCGTGCGCACCTTGCTGCAGGGTTCGGTGACCATGCTGCCCGGTTTCACCGAGGGGCATTGGTGGGTGCAGGACGCCGCCGCCGCGCTGCCGGCACGGTTGTTCGGCGACGTCGGCGGCAAGACCATTGTCGACCTCTGCGCCGCGCCCGGCGGCAAAACCGCACAACTGGCACTAGCCGGCGCGCGCGTGACCGCGGTCGACCGCTCGCCGGCGCGCATGGCACGGCTGCGCGACAATCTGGCGCGGCTTTCGCTGCGGGCCGACGACGTGGTGACCGATGCCGCTGAGTGGCCGGGCGGCGGCGATGGAGGCTTTGACGGCGTGCTGGTGGACGCGCCCTGCACCTCCACCGGCACCATAAGGCGTCACCCCGACGTGGCCTGGCTGCGGCAGGAGGCTGATATTGCCGCACTGACAGCGTTGCAGAAGCGGTTGCTGCAACGGGCGGTCGCGCTGCTCAAGCCGGGCGGAACGCTGGTCTATTGCACCTGTTCGCTGGAGCCGGAGGAAGGCGAGCAAGCCATTGCGTCCCTGTTGGCCACCGAATCCGGCATGCGCCGCGTGCCGGTCGAAGCCGACGAAGTCGCCGGCCTCAGCGAGATCGTGACCGCAAACGGCGATTTACGGACCCTGCCCTGCCATTTGCCCCATACCGATCCCCGGCTCGGCGGGCTGGATGGATTTTACGCCGCGCGGCTGGTTAAATCCTGA
- a CDS encoding heparinase II/III family protein has product MSRSARTVIARATGATVAVSRLWPGRADRLIIAPHDLRTADATRAAEIYAGRFVFAGKIVTCHGRSIFDLEPPSEDWEVALLGFGWLRHLRAADTALTRANARSLVDDWISNPARKRPLERRPDVLARRVISLLSQAPLVLGDTDGKFYRKYLRGLTREIRYLRYAMLDIADGVPRLQVLMALCYASLCLANQARHIRSATRRLSDELQRQIMPDGGHISRNPGALVELLSDLLPLRQTFAARNIAPPPALLNAIDRMMPMLRFFRHGDGSFALFNGMSNAPSDLVATLLAYDDTHGVPMSNMPHTGFQRLDAGTTTVIMDSGPPPPPNVSQEAHAGCLSFELSSGPSRIVVNCGMPSTGRDNWRSFARSTAAHSTLTYHDTSSCQFIELSAMKRLLQGAPVFSGPANVESYREAMADGDLLTTSHDGYLARFGVLHRRVLMISQDGGRLDGEDTISPAPGARIKGAETDFALRFHLHPAVKASRLSDARGAMLVLPNRDVWTFEALDDKVDLEDSVFLAGNDGPRRTAQIVIRQDSRHASSVRWSFVRSSTSAAGTSARRNARREPELPL; this is encoded by the coding sequence ATGAGCCGCTCGGCGCGGACCGTGATCGCGCGTGCGACCGGCGCAACGGTGGCGGTGTCGCGGCTGTGGCCCGGCCGCGCCGACCGGCTGATCATCGCGCCGCATGATCTGCGCACCGCCGACGCCACCCGCGCCGCCGAGATCTATGCCGGCCGCTTCGTGTTCGCCGGCAAGATCGTAACCTGCCACGGCCGCTCGATCTTCGACCTCGAGCCGCCGTCGGAAGATTGGGAAGTCGCCCTGCTCGGCTTCGGCTGGCTGCGCCACCTGCGCGCCGCCGATACCGCGCTGACCCGCGCCAATGCCCGCTCGCTGGTCGACGACTGGATCTCGAATCCGGCGCGCAAGCGGCCGCTCGAGCGCCGCCCCGACGTGCTGGCGCGCCGCGTGATCTCGCTGTTGTCGCAGGCGCCGCTGGTGCTCGGCGACACCGACGGAAAATTCTATCGCAAATATCTGCGCGGGCTGACCCGCGAGATTCGCTACTTGCGCTATGCGATGCTCGACATCGCCGACGGCGTGCCGCGGCTGCAGGTCCTGATGGCGCTTTGCTACGCCTCGCTGTGCCTGGCCAATCAGGCGCGTCACATCCGTTCCGCCACGCGACGGCTTTCCGACGAATTGCAGCGGCAGATCATGCCGGACGGCGGGCACATCTCGCGCAATCCCGGCGCGCTGGTCGAATTGCTCAGCGACCTGCTGCCGCTGCGGCAGACATTTGCCGCCCGCAACATCGCGCCGCCGCCGGCGCTGTTGAATGCGATCGACCGCATGATGCCGATGCTGCGCTTCTTCCGTCACGGCGACGGCAGTTTTGCGCTGTTCAACGGCATGAGCAACGCGCCTTCGGACCTGGTGGCGACGCTGCTCGCCTATGACGACACCCACGGCGTGCCGATGTCGAACATGCCGCATACCGGCTTCCAGCGCCTCGATGCTGGCACGACGACCGTCATCATGGACAGCGGGCCGCCGCCGCCGCCGAATGTCAGCCAGGAAGCGCATGCCGGTTGCCTCTCGTTCGAATTGTCTTCCGGACCGAGCCGGATCGTCGTCAATTGCGGCATGCCCTCGACCGGCCGCGACAACTGGCGCAGCTTTGCGCGCAGCACCGCGGCGCATTCGACCCTGACCTATCACGACACGTCCTCGTGCCAGTTCATCGAATTGTCCGCGATGAAGCGCCTGCTGCAGGGCGCGCCCGTCTTCAGCGGCCCGGCCAATGTGGAAAGCTACCGCGAGGCCATGGCCGACGGCGATCTCCTGACCACGTCACATGACGGCTACCTCGCGCGCTTCGGCGTCCTGCACCGCAGGGTGTTGATGATCTCTCAAGACGGCGGCAGACTCGACGGCGAGGACACCATCTCGCCGGCGCCGGGAGCGCGCATCAAGGGCGCCGAAACCGATTTTGCCCTGCGCTTTCATCTGCATCCCGCGGTGAAGGCAAGCCGCCTCAGCGACGCACGCGGCGCGATGCTGGTATTGCCCAACCGCGACGTCTGGACCTTCGAGGCGCTCGACGACAAGGTCGACCTCGAGGACAGCGTGTTCCTGGCCGGCAATGACGGCCCCCGCCGCACCGCCCAGATCGTGATCCGGCAGGATTCCCGCCACGCCTCCTCGGTCCGCTGGAGCTTTGTGCGCTCGAGTACGTCGGCGGCCGGCACCAGTGCCCGGCGCAATGCGCGCCGCGAGCCGGAGTTGCCGCTATAG